A single region of the Arthrobacter sp. V1I7 genome encodes:
- a CDS encoding type I restriction enzyme HsdR N-terminal domain-containing protein — protein sequence MTDIKYQARLQVLSHWATEAAGQGHLVPRIADLEAISAARTGEAPGVSREAVQPWLPTIQWLLKQAAFGVVDPHVQLPDELSRPAGAAHALQVVPADENSADAPAPAAMEVSLVTVLSPDTEHGSSHAAEAVTVIAEIKPTTPIAKGPKWESEAHEQVKGAVQRFTRPLHDLLTRDANEGDTRLLITDMLCEGLGYDKFRDLSTEYMVKQDFADYGVRIDKQLVAFIEVKRVSQKLNERHLRQVQMYAVNEGVEWMILTNGQVWQAYHLTGGLPVIVNLAFEVDLLGPESLEAKADKMFFLHREALKRRRIDELWKHRAATSPDALLDVILSDTVLETIRKEIKRNTGITTTVQTLAAVIRTEIVDPKLRNK from the coding sequence ATGACAGACATCAAGTATCAGGCACGTCTGCAGGTGCTGTCCCATTGGGCGACTGAGGCAGCTGGGCAGGGTCACCTTGTCCCGCGCATTGCCGATCTGGAGGCCATCTCCGCGGCGAGGACCGGCGAGGCCCCGGGAGTAAGCAGGGAGGCCGTCCAGCCTTGGTTGCCGACAATCCAGTGGCTGTTGAAACAGGCAGCTTTTGGTGTCGTGGACCCACATGTCCAGCTCCCCGACGAATTGTCGCGTCCCGCGGGTGCGGCCCACGCTCTCCAAGTCGTTCCAGCCGACGAAAATTCAGCCGACGCGCCGGCGCCGGCGGCGATGGAAGTGAGCCTCGTGACGGTCCTTTCCCCGGACACGGAACACGGCAGCAGCCACGCCGCCGAAGCCGTCACAGTCATCGCGGAGATCAAACCCACGACCCCCATTGCCAAGGGGCCGAAGTGGGAGTCCGAGGCCCATGAGCAGGTTAAAGGTGCCGTGCAGAGATTCACAAGACCACTCCACGATCTCCTCACGCGTGACGCCAATGAGGGCGACACCCGGCTCTTGATTACGGACATGCTCTGCGAGGGTTTGGGCTATGACAAATTCCGCGACCTGAGCACCGAATACATGGTCAAACAGGATTTCGCGGACTACGGCGTCAGAATTGACAAGCAGCTGGTTGCATTCATAGAGGTCAAACGGGTGAGCCAGAAACTGAATGAGCGCCACCTTCGTCAAGTCCAGATGTATGCGGTCAACGAGGGTGTGGAGTGGATGATCCTCACCAACGGCCAGGTCTGGCAGGCGTACCACCTGACCGGCGGACTCCCCGTGATTGTAAATCTCGCCTTCGAGGTTGACCTCCTCGGCCCTGAATCGCTGGAGGCAAAAGCCGACAAAATGTTCTTCCTGCACCGGGAGGCGCTCAAGCGCCGTCGGATCGACGAGCTGTGGAAGCACCGCGCGGCAACGTCGCCGGATGCGCTGCTGGACGTCATTCTGTCCGACACGGTGCTGGAAACGATCCGCAAGGAAATCAAGCGGAATACCGGGATCACCACAACGGTCCAGACGCTGGCGGCAGTGATCCGGACGGAGATCGTTGACCCTAAGCTT
- a CDS encoding TerD family protein has protein sequence MGLSLQKGQSLSLTKKDGGSLTKTKMGLGWDSAAPAKKGFFGKAKTVEVDLDASAIFFDAAGKSLDQVWYNQLQSKDGSTRHTGDNLTGDGDGDDETILVNLELVSPAVAHIVFVISSYTGQTFDQVQNAFCRLVDDSTPGSPEIAKYQLTDSGTHSAMIMSKVSRDGAGWTFKAIGERAQGRSVADLIAPAAAVL, from the coding sequence ATGGGATTGAGCTTGCAGAAGGGCCAGTCGCTGTCGCTGACCAAGAAAGACGGCGGTTCGCTCACTAAGACCAAGATGGGGCTGGGCTGGGACTCGGCGGCCCCGGCCAAGAAGGGCTTTTTCGGCAAGGCCAAGACCGTGGAGGTCGACCTCGACGCATCGGCCATTTTCTTCGACGCGGCTGGAAAGTCGCTGGATCAGGTCTGGTACAACCAGTTGCAGAGCAAAGACGGCTCCACGCGTCATACCGGGGATAACCTGACGGGCGACGGCGACGGCGATGACGAGACGATCCTGGTCAACTTGGAGCTCGTCTCCCCGGCCGTGGCACACATCGTCTTCGTCATCAGCAGCTACACCGGCCAGACCTTCGATCAGGTGCAGAATGCCTTCTGCCGGCTGGTGGACGACTCCACGCCAGGAAGCCCGGAAATTGCCAAGTACCAGCTGACCGACTCGGGAACCCATTCGGCCATGATCATGTCCAAAGTATCCCGTGACGGCGCGGGATGGACCTTTAAGGCCATCGGGGAGCGGGCCCAGGGCCGGTCGGTCGCGGATTTGATCGCACCTGCTGCCGCCGTCCTCTAG
- a CDS encoding TerD family protein: MSSLTLTKGNNLSLTKADPGLERALIGLGWDPRTTSGEPFDLDASALLVGADGKVRSQDDFIFYNQLQSKDGSVVHQGDNRSGVGDGDDEQVLIDLSLIAADVERVVIVVSIDQADARGQNFGQIRDAYCRVMNQDTDQEVVRYDLSEDAAPETSMIFAEIYRNRAEWKFRAVGQGYATGLHGIATDFGISLD, from the coding sequence GTGTCGAGTCTGACCCTTACCAAAGGCAATAATCTCTCACTCACCAAGGCTGATCCGGGGCTGGAACGGGCCCTGATCGGCCTGGGCTGGGATCCGCGGACCACCAGCGGCGAACCCTTCGACCTGGATGCTTCGGCGCTCCTGGTCGGGGCGGACGGCAAGGTCCGGTCCCAGGACGACTTCATCTTCTACAACCAGCTCCAGTCCAAAGACGGGTCGGTGGTCCACCAGGGCGACAACCGCAGCGGTGTGGGCGACGGGGACGACGAACAGGTCCTGATCGACCTCAGCCTGATCGCAGCGGACGTGGAGCGCGTTGTCATCGTTGTTTCCATCGACCAGGCGGATGCCCGCGGCCAGAACTTCGGCCAGATCCGTGACGCGTACTGCCGTGTGATGAACCAGGACACGGATCAGGAAGTGGTCCGCTACGATTTGAGCGAGGACGCGGCACCTGAAACGTCGATGATTTTCGCCGAGATTTACCGCAACCGTGCCGAATGGAAGTTCCGGGCGGTTGGCCAAGGCTATGCCACGGGTCTTCACGGCATCGCCACCGATTTCGGCATTTCGCTGGACTAG
- a CDS encoding TerD family protein, with protein sequence MAGLTLTKGSNLSLTKSAPGLTKAVVGLGWDPRTTTGESFDLDASALLVAADGKVRSSADFIFYNQPAAADGSVSHLGDNRSGEGAGDDEQILIDLSLVAADVERVVIVVSIDQGEARGQNFGQVRSAYCRVVNQVDDKEIVRYDLSEDAAPETSMIFAEVYRNNGDWKFKAVGQGYATGLAGIAKDFGVDLS encoded by the coding sequence ATGGCAGGACTAACCCTTACCAAAGGCAGCAATCTGTCCCTGACGAAGAGCGCACCAGGCCTGACGAAGGCTGTGGTGGGATTGGGCTGGGACCCGCGTACGACGACGGGAGAGTCTTTCGACCTCGACGCCTCCGCCCTCCTGGTGGCGGCGGACGGCAAGGTCCGGTCCTCCGCGGACTTCATTTTCTACAACCAGCCCGCTGCCGCGGACGGCTCCGTCAGCCACCTGGGGGATAACCGGTCCGGCGAAGGCGCCGGCGACGACGAACAGATCCTGATCGATCTCTCCCTGGTTGCGGCCGACGTCGAGCGTGTTGTCATCGTGGTCTCCATCGACCAGGGTGAAGCGCGCGGCCAGAACTTCGGCCAGGTGCGCAGCGCCTACTGCCGGGTGGTCAACCAGGTCGATGACAAGGAAATCGTCCGCTACGACCTGAGCGAGGACGCTGCGCCCGAAACGTCGATGATTTTCGCCGAGGTCTACCGCAACAACGGGGACTGGAAGTTCAAGGCCGTCGGACAGGGGTACGCCACCGGACTCGCCGGCATCGCCAAGGACTTCGGCGTCGACCTTAGCTGA
- a CDS encoding toxic anion resistance protein, whose amino-acid sequence MNSPLTPPDAAEASLVLQAPDAPAIVQPEDAPGMVPVPDERRAEINRQAREFVAGLAQLDARSPEFSSQVDGINKIGSAEITASSNSSSRLLERSSTSVAGAKKSGNSAQVAVANTLGELRSTVEELTPNQANMSVGKKILGFIPGGNKLAKYFQKYESAQTQLNQIIKALMTGQDELLKDNASLANEKIQLWETMQALSEYAVFAKALDAACVEKIDSTRAAGQITEAQKMEADVLFPVRQRHQDILTQLAVSVQGYLAMDLIRKNNVELIKGVERARTTTISALRTAVIVAQALANQKMVLDQIDAVNTTTNNMILSTSEMLKDQTSRIHQQASSSGVSVETLQKAFDNVFATMDAIDTFRSEAAKNMESTVGALEASVQKAKPYLERARQGQTD is encoded by the coding sequence ATGAATTCTCCGTTGACTCCCCCCGACGCCGCAGAGGCTTCATTGGTGCTTCAGGCTCCGGACGCCCCTGCCATAGTTCAGCCCGAAGACGCTCCCGGGATGGTGCCGGTCCCCGACGAACGAAGGGCCGAGATCAACAGGCAGGCCAGAGAGTTCGTGGCCGGTCTGGCCCAGCTGGACGCGCGCAGCCCGGAGTTCTCCTCACAGGTCGATGGCATCAACAAGATCGGCAGCGCCGAGATCACAGCGTCCAGCAACTCCTCCAGCAGGCTGCTGGAGCGTTCCTCGACGTCCGTTGCCGGCGCCAAGAAGTCCGGGAACAGCGCTCAGGTTGCGGTCGCCAACACCCTGGGTGAGCTGCGGAGCACGGTAGAGGAGCTTACTCCCAACCAGGCCAACATGAGCGTGGGCAAGAAGATCTTGGGCTTCATCCCCGGCGGCAACAAGCTGGCCAAGTACTTCCAGAAATACGAGTCGGCGCAGACCCAGCTGAACCAGATCATCAAGGCGCTGATGACGGGCCAGGACGAGCTGCTCAAGGACAATGCCAGCCTGGCCAACGAAAAAATCCAGCTCTGGGAAACGATGCAGGCGCTGAGCGAATATGCCGTCTTCGCCAAGGCACTGGATGCCGCCTGCGTGGAGAAGATCGACTCCACCCGCGCCGCCGGGCAGATTACCGAGGCGCAGAAGATGGAGGCGGACGTCCTGTTCCCCGTGCGCCAGCGCCACCAGGACATCCTGACCCAGCTTGCCGTCTCGGTTCAGGGGTACCTGGCGATGGACCTGATCCGTAAGAACAACGTTGAACTGATCAAGGGTGTGGAACGGGCGCGGACCACCACCATTTCTGCCCTGCGCACGGCAGTGATCGTGGCCCAGGCCTTGGCCAACCAGAAGATGGTCCTGGACCAGATCGACGCCGTCAATACCACCACCAACAACATGATCCTGAGCACCAGCGAAATGCTCAAGGACCAGACTTCCCGAATCCACCAGCAGGCGTCCAGCTCCGGGGTCAGCGTGGAGACGCTGCAGAAGGCCTTCGACAATGTGTTCGCCACGATGGATGCCATTGACACCTTCCGGTCGGAGGCGGCCAAGAACATGGAGAGCACCGTCGGGGCCCTCGAAGCCAGTGTGCAGAAGGCCAAACCGTACCTGGAACGCGCACGCCAGGGCCAGACAGACTAA
- a CDS encoding TerD family protein produces the protein MGNLVAGANAALTAENPGLSKILVGLGWQSIPSRGPQSELVPLAIMCDASGRAVSNDHLVFFNQIASPEGSVAFAGTDDQEQIDVDLSLVPVSVAKITFIVYVDPDLRGPGTFSAIRGQYIRVATAQNQELVRFDIPQSPQDNITAMMFGELYRHREDWKFRALGQGYTTGLRGVAADFRFDV, from the coding sequence ATGGGCAATCTTGTGGCCGGGGCCAACGCCGCGCTGACGGCCGAGAACCCGGGACTGAGCAAGATCCTGGTCGGCTTGGGCTGGCAGTCCATCCCCAGCCGGGGGCCCCAGTCCGAGCTGGTTCCCCTGGCGATCATGTGCGACGCCAGCGGCCGGGCCGTCTCGAACGATCACCTGGTATTTTTCAACCAGATCGCCAGCCCGGAGGGCTCGGTGGCCTTCGCCGGCACCGACGACCAGGAGCAGATCGACGTCGACCTGTCCCTGGTGCCGGTCAGCGTTGCCAAAATTACGTTCATTGTCTACGTCGACCCCGATCTCCGCGGGCCCGGCACCTTCTCCGCCATCCGCGGCCAGTACATCCGGGTGGCTACCGCACAGAATCAGGAGCTGGTGCGCTTCGATATTCCCCAGTCCCCGCAGGACAACATCACCGCCATGATGTTCGGCGAACTGTACCGCCACCGCGAGGACTGGAAGTTCCGGGCCCTGGGCCAGGGCTACACGACCGGACTGCGCGGCGTGGCAGCCGACTTCCGGTTCGATGTCTAG
- a CDS encoding HpcH/HpaI aldolase/citrate lyase family protein, which yields MRHFSFLSDEHASRLFHIAPQELSLGSAPALLAVALGATLYTPADRPNLAQDISKQAARGCLSMVICLEDSIADDVVDAAETNVVNTLTRLHAGSAGPGRGSGVGSDDDRSGDSGSDPEGAFHLDEGPLLFLRVRTPEQMLSLARRCGNALDLLMGFVIPKFENETGQAQRFLDALHNINASRGGGRRLRIMPIMESPVMIHGETRARTLSGICDVLQANREDILAVRVGATDMSSAFGLRRSRDLTIYDVKVVASVIGDIVNVLGRPDDGFVISGPVWEHYGNSERVLRPLLRRTPFADANEMPLRDRILTANLDGLIREIELDLANGLLGKTVIHPTHVPLVHAMCVVSHEEYVDALEIAGKNGGGASASPYGNKMNEMKPHKAWAGQTLLRAAAFGVAAENITYVDLLEASMN from the coding sequence ATGCGCCATTTCAGTTTTCTAAGCGACGAGCATGCCTCGCGCCTTTTCCACATCGCTCCGCAGGAGCTGAGCCTGGGCTCGGCCCCCGCGCTGCTGGCCGTGGCCTTGGGCGCCACGCTCTACACTCCGGCGGACCGCCCGAACCTGGCGCAGGATATCAGCAAACAGGCGGCCCGCGGCTGCCTGAGCATGGTGATCTGCCTCGAGGATTCCATCGCCGATGATGTGGTGGACGCCGCCGAGACCAACGTCGTGAACACGCTGACCCGGCTGCATGCCGGTTCCGCCGGGCCGGGCCGCGGGAGCGGCGTCGGCAGCGACGATGACAGGAGCGGCGACAGCGGCAGCGACCCCGAAGGCGCCTTCCACCTCGACGAGGGGCCTTTGCTGTTTCTCCGGGTCCGCACCCCGGAGCAGATGCTGAGCCTGGCCCGCCGCTGCGGCAATGCCCTGGACCTGCTGATGGGCTTTGTCATTCCGAAGTTTGAGAATGAGACCGGCCAGGCGCAGCGGTTCCTGGACGCCCTGCATAACATCAACGCTTCCCGCGGGGGCGGCCGCAGGCTGCGGATAATGCCCATCATGGAATCGCCGGTCATGATCCACGGCGAGACCCGGGCCAGGACCTTGTCCGGTATCTGCGACGTGCTGCAAGCCAACCGGGAGGATATTCTGGCCGTCCGCGTGGGCGCCACGGACATGTCCAGTGCCTTCGGCCTGCGCCGCTCCCGGGACCTGACCATCTATGACGTCAAGGTGGTCGCCTCCGTAATCGGGGACATCGTGAATGTGCTGGGCCGGCCGGATGACGGGTTCGTGATCTCCGGTCCGGTGTGGGAGCACTACGGCAACAGCGAACGAGTACTGCGCCCCCTGTTGCGGCGAACTCCCTTCGCGGACGCAAATGAGATGCCCCTGCGCGATCGGATTCTGACGGCCAACCTCGACGGGCTGATCCGCGAAATCGAACTGGACCTGGCCAACGGGCTGCTGGGCAAGACGGTCATCCACCCCACCCATGTCCCGCTGGTCCATGCCATGTGTGTCGTCAGCCACGAGGAATACGTGGACGCGCTGGAGATCGCTGGCAAGAACGGCGGCGGCGCCTCGGCCTCGCCGTACGGCAACAAGATGAATGAGATGAAGCCCCATAAGGCCTGGGCCGGCCAGACGCTGCTGCGTGCCGCAGCGTTTGGCGTTGCCGCCGAGAACATCACCTACGTTGACCTTCTGGAAGCGAGCATGAATTGA
- a CDS encoding phosphoribosyltransferase domain-containing protein, whose translation MSQHPWTGGFVRDALGVSIKTDHSASLLPVEDLVGLALRRNPKRAHLLVSRVLGKHVPSEPGLVMAAGELLGVLVGEALSASPESGSVTRTIAAGLAALLRGETHDDGRRAALRSLRRRLAGLKTRNQQIITIGYAETATGLGRLVADTIGSYYIHSSRHAPAGAAAYGSFEESHSHATSHRLLPTDPRRLNAPEPVVLVDDELSTGATIINTITELHALAPHPSYTVAALVDLRTPGDRARLDELAERLGTRIRVVALGTGQITLGADILQRADEVVAALPQVPATPDSAPGTVTFLKVAADGAAVRSDRFGNGGPPAAATLAEIGASIHRVLPQAAAAESVLVLGSEEFIHVPLAVADALDRLNPDRGVRFSTTTRSPILALDRPDYAITGTVQFTSHDVTVDGPGARFAHNVSSVGRRFGTIVLMPEPGTPAEVLSGAGSVTEALSAVCSAVVVVLLHASPILPAPLAGPAFGSYAPEEVTWLLKDIGDAALEAPAADREAAMQSGGASYAESLPIEYSPSQQYQQLYRDALKRSSARVAQAVGTVTEMALAARRNRPVLVSLARAGTPVGILMRRWAQQIHGIDLPHYTMSIVRGVGLDQTALRYLAAHHDPEQILFVDGWTGKGAVTRELSAALDRFADSDGIAFPKDLAVLADPGHCADMYGTREDYLIPSACLNSTVSGLVSRTVFNTKFIGPDDFHGAKYYHQLRGDDVSREFLAAVSGHFATVEASARAEAPALLAADRTPTWAGRLAVENLGREHGIDDLNLVKPGVGETTRVLLRRVPWKILMRPDAAPEIAHILLLAQQRGVTVLEVPDLPFSCVGLIDPRFSRRASGADGFTAAAAL comes from the coding sequence TTGAGCCAGCACCCCTGGACCGGCGGCTTTGTGCGGGACGCCCTCGGCGTCAGCATCAAGACGGACCACTCCGCCAGCCTGCTGCCGGTCGAGGACTTGGTGGGACTGGCACTGCGTCGCAACCCCAAGCGGGCTCACCTGCTGGTGTCCCGGGTGCTGGGCAAACACGTCCCGTCGGAACCCGGGCTGGTCATGGCCGCCGGTGAGCTGCTGGGGGTGCTCGTCGGCGAGGCGCTGTCCGCCTCCCCGGAATCCGGATCCGTCACTCGGACCATTGCGGCCGGGCTCGCCGCGCTCCTGCGCGGGGAAACGCACGACGACGGCCGGCGGGCCGCGTTGCGGAGTCTCCGGCGGCGGCTCGCCGGGTTGAAGACCCGCAACCAGCAGATCATTACCATCGGCTACGCGGAGACGGCAACCGGCCTGGGGCGGCTTGTGGCCGACACGATCGGCTCGTACTACATCCATTCCTCCCGGCATGCCCCGGCGGGCGCCGCCGCCTATGGGTCCTTCGAGGAATCACATTCGCACGCCACCTCACACCGGCTGCTGCCCACGGATCCGCGGCGCCTGAACGCCCCGGAACCGGTGGTGCTGGTCGACGACGAACTCAGCACCGGGGCCACGATCATCAACACCATCACCGAACTCCACGCCCTGGCGCCCCATCCCAGCTACACGGTGGCCGCACTCGTGGACCTGCGGACACCGGGCGACCGGGCCAGGCTCGACGAACTGGCGGAACGGCTCGGAACCCGCATCCGGGTGGTGGCCCTGGGCACGGGGCAGATCACCCTGGGCGCGGACATTCTCCAGCGTGCCGACGAGGTGGTGGCGGCCCTGCCGCAGGTGCCGGCAACTCCCGATTCGGCACCCGGAACGGTGACCTTCCTCAAGGTCGCTGCGGACGGCGCAGCCGTCCGCAGCGACCGGTTCGGCAACGGCGGCCCCCCCGCGGCGGCTACCCTGGCCGAGATCGGGGCATCGATCCACCGGGTGCTTCCGCAGGCGGCTGCCGCGGAGTCCGTTCTGGTCCTGGGCAGCGAGGAGTTCATCCACGTGCCCCTGGCCGTGGCCGATGCACTGGACCGGCTAAATCCGGACCGCGGCGTCCGGTTCTCCACCACCACCCGCTCCCCGATCCTCGCACTCGACCGCCCGGACTACGCCATCACCGGCACGGTGCAGTTCACCAGCCATGACGTCACCGTGGACGGCCCCGGTGCGCGCTTCGCCCACAATGTTTCCTCCGTCGGCCGCAGATTCGGCACCATCGTCCTGATGCCCGAACCTGGAACCCCCGCAGAGGTCCTCTCGGGTGCCGGCAGCGTGACGGAGGCGCTCAGCGCCGTCTGCAGCGCGGTCGTCGTCGTCCTCCTGCACGCCTCACCCATCCTCCCGGCGCCGCTGGCCGGACCGGCGTTCGGTTCCTACGCACCGGAGGAAGTCACCTGGTTGCTCAAGGACATCGGTGATGCCGCGCTGGAAGCGCCAGCGGCCGATCGTGAAGCCGCGATGCAATCGGGCGGGGCGAGCTATGCAGAGTCCCTGCCGATCGAATATTCGCCCTCGCAGCAGTACCAGCAGCTGTACCGGGACGCCTTGAAACGCTCCTCCGCGCGCGTCGCGCAGGCCGTGGGCACCGTGACCGAGATGGCGCTGGCCGCGCGCCGGAACCGGCCGGTGTTGGTTTCCCTGGCTAGGGCCGGCACGCCGGTCGGCATCCTGATGCGCCGCTGGGCGCAGCAGATCCACGGCATCGACCTGCCCCACTACACGATGAGCATCGTGCGCGGCGTCGGGCTGGACCAGACCGCGCTGCGCTACCTGGCCGCCCACCATGATCCGGAGCAGATCCTCTTTGTGGACGGCTGGACTGGAAAGGGCGCGGTCACCCGCGAGCTCTCGGCCGCCCTCGACCGCTTCGCCGATTCCGACGGTATTGCCTTCCCGAAGGACCTCGCCGTGCTCGCCGATCCAGGGCACTGCGCCGACATGTACGGCACGCGCGAGGACTACCTCATACCCTCCGCCTGCCTGAACTCGACGGTGTCCGGGCTCGTGTCCCGCACGGTCTTCAACACGAAGTTCATCGGCCCGGACGACTTCCACGGGGCCAAGTATTACCACCAGCTGCGCGGTGACGACGTCTCGCGGGAATTCCTGGCCGCCGTCTCCGGCCATTTCGCAACCGTCGAAGCGTCCGCCCGGGCCGAAGCCCCGGCCCTGCTGGCCGCAGACCGGACGCCCACCTGGGCCGGCCGGCTCGCGGTGGAAAACCTCGGCCGGGAACACGGGATCGACGACCTGAATCTGGTCAAACCTGGGGTCGGCGAGACAACACGGGTGCTGCTGCGCAGGGTGCCGTGGAAGATCCTGATGCGTCCTGATGCCGCGCCCGAGATAGCGCACATCCTGCTGCTGGCTCAGCAGCGCGGTGTGACGGTGCTGGAGGTGCCGGACCTGCCCTTCAGCTGCGTGGGGCTCATCGATCCGCGGTTCAGCCGAAGGGCATCCGGTGCCGATGGATTCACTGCGGCGGCCGCCCTGTGA
- a CDS encoding HAD family hydrolase, whose translation MNSVLVASDLDRTLIYSAKAFFLEVPDHLAPAMVVAELHQGVPISFMTRTAEQLLLELTRTAIFVPVTTRTEAQYRRVRLPGAVPEYAVTTNGGVLLKNGEPDIEWQTTVGQLVSEGSAPLAVIEEFLSREAYRTWILRLRQAEELFLYAIVDRELMPAEFVRELDAWCASLGWTVSVQGRKLYCVPQAVTKNSAVAEVARRTGASRVIAAGDSLLDGPMLAEADVAFRPSHGELADVDFRRDHLRVTDARGILAGEEIARRIHALVQRL comes from the coding sequence GTGAATTCCGTCCTGGTGGCCTCGGATCTCGACCGGACCCTGATCTACTCCGCGAAGGCCTTCTTCCTGGAGGTCCCCGACCACCTGGCACCGGCCATGGTGGTTGCGGAGCTCCACCAGGGGGTGCCGATCTCGTTTATGACCCGCACCGCCGAACAGCTGCTGCTCGAACTGACCCGGACGGCCATCTTCGTCCCGGTGACTACCCGGACCGAGGCCCAGTACCGGCGGGTCCGGCTGCCCGGTGCCGTGCCTGAATACGCGGTCACCACCAACGGCGGTGTCCTGCTCAAGAACGGCGAGCCGGACATCGAGTGGCAGACCACAGTCGGACAACTGGTCTCCGAAGGCTCCGCGCCGCTAGCCGTCATCGAGGAATTTTTGTCCCGGGAGGCCTACCGGACCTGGATCCTCCGGCTGCGCCAGGCCGAAGAGCTCTTCCTCTACGCCATCGTGGACCGGGAGCTCATGCCCGCGGAATTCGTGCGGGAGCTGGACGCATGGTGTGCCTCGCTGGGCTGGACGGTGTCCGTCCAGGGCCGCAAGCTCTACTGCGTGCCGCAGGCGGTGACGAAGAACAGCGCCGTCGCAGAAGTCGCCCGGCGGACCGGGGCCTCCCGGGTGATCGCCGCTGGGGATTCGCTGCTGGACGGACCGATGCTGGCCGAAGCCGACGTCGCCTTCCGTCCCTCCCACGGAGAACTCGCCGACGTCGATTTCCGCAGGGATCACCTGCGCGTGACCGATGCCCGCGGCATCCTGGCAGGCGAGGAAATCGCCCGGCGCATCCATGCGCTGGTCCAGCGCCTGTAG
- a CDS encoding SCO1664 family protein encodes MATNGETDGKRGQPVSGRELTLLAEGRVELLGRLPRSSNETFLVEISCGNDTAYAVYKPEAGERPLSDFEPGLYRRERAAYLLSESLDWGLVPTTVIRGEAPLGIGSLQWFIECDFREHYFTLYADAPETHRDLSQIALFDYIANNTDRKSGHVLRGDDGRVWGIDHGLCFSASFKLRTVIWDFAGDPIPSTLLGDIAPLAEAVPPEVAELLDDEEVGALQHRVQRLLHAGVLPVDRSGMRYPWPLV; translated from the coding sequence ATGGCTACTAACGGTGAGACAGACGGTAAAAGGGGACAGCCGGTGTCCGGGCGGGAGCTGACCCTGCTCGCCGAGGGCCGCGTCGAACTGCTCGGACGCCTCCCGCGCAGCAGCAACGAGACGTTCCTCGTGGAGATTTCCTGCGGGAACGACACAGCCTACGCGGTCTACAAGCCGGAGGCCGGGGAAAGACCGCTGTCCGATTTCGAGCCCGGGCTCTACCGGCGGGAACGTGCCGCCTACCTGCTCAGTGAGTCCCTGGACTGGGGACTCGTGCCGACGACGGTGATCCGCGGGGAAGCGCCCTTGGGGATCGGTTCGCTGCAGTGGTTCATCGAGTGCGACTTCCGTGAGCATTACTTCACGCTGTACGCTGACGCGCCCGAGACCCACCGCGACTTGTCGCAGATTGCCCTGTTCGACTACATCGCCAACAACACCGACCGCAAAAGCGGGCACGTGCTGCGCGGCGACGACGGACGGGTATGGGGCATCGACCACGGGCTGTGCTTCTCGGCAAGTTTCAAACTCCGCACCGTGATCTGGGACTTCGCCGGCGATCCCATCCCCAGCACCCTGCTCGGGGACATCGCTCCCCTCGCAGAGGCGGTGCCTCCCGAGGTGGCCGAGCTCCTCGACGACGAAGAGGTCGGTGCCCTGCAGCACCGCGTGCAGCGCCTGCTGCACGCGGGGGTGCTGCCGGTAGACCGCAGCGGCATGCGTTACCCGTGGCCGCTCGTCTAA
- a CDS encoding MSMEG_4193 family putative phosphomutase yields MTAATPPAPSGPSLGPPSREQGTLLLLVRHGETPTTGTVLPGRAPGLHLSDRGRAQAERVAERLAGLPVDAIYSSPLERTCETAKPTAACTGLEVSRDAGLLECDIGDWTGAAIAEMAALPQWQTVQHSPSAFRFPNGESFLQMQARIVGALEVLCAAHSGGVVVCFSHADPIKAAVAHALGTPLDLFQRIVISPGSVSAISFVEGQAPAVLMVNSTSEPLSGLRG; encoded by the coding sequence ATGACTGCAGCCACACCGCCGGCACCATCGGGGCCATCCTTGGGGCCTCCATCGAGGGAGCAAGGCACGCTCCTCCTTCTGGTGCGCCACGGGGAGACGCCGACGACGGGCACGGTGCTGCCGGGGCGGGCCCCGGGACTGCATCTTTCCGACCGTGGCCGGGCCCAGGCCGAACGTGTCGCAGAACGGCTCGCGGGCCTGCCGGTCGACGCCATTTATTCCTCGCCGCTGGAGCGCACCTGCGAGACGGCGAAGCCCACAGCAGCGTGCACGGGACTGGAAGTGAGCCGGGACGCCGGCCTGCTCGAATGCGACATTGGCGACTGGACCGGCGCCGCGATCGCCGAAATGGCCGCCTTGCCGCAGTGGCAGACCGTCCAGCACAGCCCGTCTGCCTTCCGCTTCCCGAACGGCGAGAGCTTTCTTCAGATGCAGGCGCGGATCGTCGGAGCGCTTGAGGTTCTTTGCGCAGCCCACTCCGGAGGCGTCGTCGTGTGCTTCTCCCACGCCGACCCCATCAAGGCCGCCGTCGCCCACGCGTTGGGCACACCCCTGGACCTGTTCCAGCGCATCGTCATCAGCCCGGGCTCGGTGTCGGCCATCTCGTTTGTGGAAGGTCAGGCACCCGCTGTGCTCATGGTGAATTCGACCTCGGAACCTCTCAGCGGGCTGAGGGGTTAG